A stretch of Helicobacter pylori oki112 DNA encodes these proteins:
- the aroB gene encoding 3-dehydroquinate synthase → MQEIVIPLKEKSYKVFLGELPEIKLKQKALIISDSIVVGLHLSYLLERLKALEVRVCVIESGEKYKNFHSLERILNNAFEMQLNRHSLMIALGGGVISDMVGFASSIYFRGIDFINIPTTLLAQVDASVGGKTGINTPYGKNLIGSFHQPKAVYIDLSFLKTLEKREFQAGVAEIIKMAVCFDKNLVERLETKDLKDCLEEVIFQSVSIKAQVIMQDEKEQNIRAGLNYGHTFGHAIEKETNYERFLHGEAIAIGMRMANDLAFSLGMLTLKEYERIENLLKKFDLIFHYKITDIQKFYERLFLDKKSEDKTIKFILPKGIGAFEIVSHIPKETILKVLEKWH, encoded by the coding sequence ATGCAAGAAATTGTAATCCCTTTAAAAGAAAAAAGCTATAAAGTGTTTTTGGGGGAACTGCCTGAAATAAAATTGAAACAAAAAGCCCTCATCATTAGCGATAGCATCGTGGTCGGGTTGCATTTATCGTATTTATTAGAGCGCTTGAAAGCCTTAGAAGTCAGAGTGTGCGTGATAGAGTCCGGAGAAAAATACAAGAATTTTCATTCATTAGAGCGCATTTTAAACAACGCCTTTGAAATGCAATTAAACCGCCATTCTTTAATGATAGCCCTTGGTGGGGGAGTCATAAGCGATATGGTGGGGTTTGCGAGCAGTATTTATTTTAGGGGGATTGATTTTATTAATATCCCTACGACTTTACTCGCTCAAGTGGATGCGAGCGTGGGGGGGAAAACAGGGATCAATACGCCTTATGGTAAGAATTTAATCGGATCGTTCCACCAGCCTAAAGCGGTTTATATTGATTTGTCTTTTTTAAAAACCCTTGAAAAAAGGGAATTTCAAGCAGGGGTTGCTGAAATCATTAAAATGGCGGTGTGTTTTGATAAAAACTTGGTAGAAAGATTGGAAACAAAGGATTTAAAAGATTGTTTAGAAGAAGTAATCTTTCAAAGCGTCAGTATCAAAGCTCAAGTTATTATGCAAGATGAAAAAGAGCAAAACATCAGGGCTGGGTTGAATTACGGGCATACCTTTGGGCATGCGATAGAAAAAGAGACCAATTATGAGCGATTTTTGCATGGCGAAGCGATCGCTATTGGCATGCGCATGGCTAATGATTTAGCCTTTTCTTTAGGCATGCTCACTTTAAAAGAATACGAACGCATAGAAAATTTATTGAAAAAATTTGATTTGATATTCCATTACAAAATCACAGATATTCAAAAATTTTACGAACGCTTGTTTTTAGACAAAAAAAGCGAGGATAAGACAATAAAATTCATTCTGCCCAAAGGCATTGGAGCGTTTGAGATTGTCTCTCATATCCCTAAAGAAACGATTTTAAAGGTGTTAGAAAAATGGCATTAA
- a CDS encoding COG3400 family protein, producing the protein MKKIALILDGIVAKNFLDLVLRHYSNHNFYIVVVKNESLIPKNYPSTFAFYCFDATSSFRLLQVLNDEVSDAFLIIQDFKEQRIIHKIIQTHFKRMRVVLSVKKDDEKTLENNEENKDEKLILIDEFEVLANKFISRLPNIPSTPREFGLGKGEIMEIDVPFGSIFAYRHIGSIRQKEYRIVGLYRNDVLLLSTKSLVIQPRDILLVAGNPEILNVVYHQVKSNVGQFPAPFGKSIYLYIDMCLQSRKAMMRDVYQALFLHKHLKSYKLYIQVLHPTSPKFYHKFLALETESIEVNFDFYGKSFIQKLHEDHQKKMGLIVVGRELFLSKKHRKALYKTATPVYKTNISGLSKTSQSVVVLNESLDINEDMSSVIFDVSMQMDLGLLLYDFDPNKRYKNEIVNHYENLANTLNRKIEIFQTDIRNPIMYLNSLRNPILHFMPFEECITHTRFWWFLSTKVEKLAFLNDDNPQIFIPVAE; encoded by the coding sequence TTGAAAAAAATCGCCCTTATTTTAGATGGCATTGTAGCAAAAAATTTTTTAGACTTGGTGCTAAGGCATTATTCTAATCATAATTTTTATATAGTGGTCGTCAAAAATGAGAGCCTTATCCCTAAAAATTATCCGAGCACTTTCGCTTTTTATTGTTTTGATGCGACTTCTAGTTTCAGGCTTTTGCAAGTGTTAAACGATGAGGTGAGCGATGCGTTTTTAATCATACAAGATTTTAAAGAACAGCGCATCATTCATAAAATCATTCAGACCCATTTCAAACGCATGCGCGTGGTTTTGAGCGTGAAAAAAGATGATGAAAAAACTTTAGAAAATAATGAAGAAAATAAAGATGAAAAGCTTATTTTGATTGATGAATTTGAAGTTTTAGCCAATAAATTCATTTCTCGTTTGCCTAATATCCCTAGCACCCCTAGAGAGTTTGGGTTAGGCAAGGGCGAGATCATGGAGATTGATGTGCCTTTTGGGAGCATTTTTGCTTACAGGCATATTGGCTCTATCAGGCAAAAAGAATACAGGATTGTAGGGCTTTATCGTAACGATGTTTTGTTGCTCTCCACTAAATCTTTGGTTATCCAACCACGAGACATTCTCTTAGTAGCGGGTAATCCTGAAATTTTGAATGTGGTGTATCATCAAGTCAAAAGCAATGTGGGGCAGTTCCCAGCCCCCTTTGGCAAGAGCATTTATTTATATATTGATATGTGCTTGCAGAGCAGAAAAGCGATGATGCGCGATGTGTATCAAGCCTTGTTTTTGCACAAACATTTAAAGAGCTACAAGCTCTATATCCAGGTTTTACACCCCACTAGCCCTAAGTTTTACCATAAATTTTTAGCGCTAGAAACCGAAAGCATTGAAGTGAATTTTGATTTTTACGGGAAAAGTTTTATCCAAAAACTCCATGAAGATCACCAGAAAAAAATGGGTCTAATCGTGGTAGGCAGAGAGCTTTTTTTATCTAAAAAACACCGAAAGGCCTTGTATAAAACAGCCACCCCGGTTTATAAAACCAACATTTCCGGCTTGTCTAAAACCTCTCAAAGCGTGGTGGTATTGAATGAAAGCTTGGATATTAATGAGGACATGTCTTCAGTGATCTTTGATGTGTCTATGCAAATGGATTTGGGCTTGTTGCTCTATGATTTTGACCCTAACAAACGCTATAAAAACGAGATTGTCAATCATTATGAAAATTTAGCCAACACGCTCAACCGCAAGATTGAGATTTTCCAAACCGATATTAGAAATCCTATCATGTATCTCAATTCTTTAAGAAATCCCATTTTGCATTTCATGCCTTTTGAAGAGTGCATCACACACACGCGCTTTTGGTGGTTTTTATCCACTAAAGTGGAAAAATTAGCGTTTTTAAACGATGATAACCCTCAAATTTTTATCCCTGTAGCGGAGTGA
- a CDS encoding lipid A biosynthesis lauroyl acyltransferase — MTYKERLIHEKILNKDDRGLKTELRILSIFIVEFLVNILGFILAKMPHSWFLRCIKAVAWLMKTFDRHRYFDAKANLDFVFGDSKSEEEKKRIIKKGYENFAFIILETIRVIFIPKDEYDARFTLINEENVWKSLNKEGQAITLCMHFGYWEAVGTTLAQYYKDYGRGCLGRLTKFAPINHMIMSRREAFGVRFVNKVGAMKELIKMYNQGNGLVGILVDQNVAPKDGVVVKFFNKDATHTTIASILSRRYNIDIQPVFIDFNDDYSHYTATYYESIRSQITDNAENDILECTQAQASLCEEVIRNHPESYFWFHRRFKSTHPEIYQR; from the coding sequence ATGACTTATAAAGAACGACTCATACACGAAAAAATATTGAATAAAGACGACAGGGGTTTGAAAACGGAATTACGCATTTTGAGTATTTTTATCGTGGAATTTTTAGTGAATATTTTAGGGTTTATTTTAGCTAAAATGCCCCATTCGTGGTTTTTAAGGTGTATTAAAGCTGTGGCGTGGCTGATGAAAACTTTTGATAGACATCGTTATTTTGACGCTAAAGCCAATTTGGATTTTGTGTTTGGAGATTCTAAAAGCGAAGAAGAGAAAAAAAGGATTATTAAAAAGGGTTATGAAAATTTTGCCTTCATTATTTTAGAAACCATTAGAGTGATTTTTATCCCTAAAGATGAATACGACGCTCGTTTCACGCTCATCAATGAAGAAAACGTGTGGAAGTCTTTAAACAAGGAAGGCCAAGCGATCACTTTATGCATGCATTTTGGCTATTGGGAAGCGGTAGGCACGACTTTAGCGCAATATTATAAGGATTATGGTAGGGGGTGTTTGGGGCGTTTGACTAAATTCGCCCCCATCAATCACATGATTATGAGCAGGCGAGAAGCGTTTGGGGTGCGTTTTGTCAATAAAGTGGGAGCGATGAAAGAACTCATTAAAATGTATAATCAAGGCAATGGCCTTGTGGGGATTTTAGTGGATCAAAATGTTGCGCCTAAAGATGGGGTGGTGGTGAAATTTTTCAATAAAGACGCTACGCACACCACGATCGCTTCTATTTTATCGCGCCGCTACAATATTGACATCCAGCCGGTATTCATTGATTTTAATGACGATTATTCGCATTATACAGCGACTTATTACGAAAGTATCCGCTCTCAAATCACCGATAACGCTGAAAACGATATTTTAGAATGCACGCAAGCGCAAGCGAGTTTGTGCGAAGAAGTGATTAGAAACCACCCAGAAAGTTATTTTTGGTTCCACAGGCGTTTTAAAAGCACCCACCCTGAGATTTATCAAAGATAG
- the tgt gene encoding tRNA guanosine(34) transglycosylase Tgt, producing MDFQLQATDKHARAGLLNLAHSQVATPVFMPVGTQGCIKSLDATDAQEILGTKLILANTYHMYLRPGEKVVEQLGGLHRFTQFHGSFLTDSGGFQAFSLSDNVKLQEDGIVFKSHIDGSKHLFTPAKVLDIQYALNSDIMMVLDDLVGLPAPLKRLEESIKRSAKWANMSLEYHKENNRPNNNLFAIIQGGTHLKMRSLSVGLTHEGFDGYAIGGLAVGESADEMLETIAHTAPLLPKDKPRYLMGVGTPENILDAISLGVDMFDCVMPTRNARNATLFTHSGKISIKNAPYKLDDTPIEENCACYACKRYSKAYLHHLFRAKELTYARLASLHNLHFYLELVKNARNAILEKRFLSFKKEFLEKYHSRSH from the coding sequence ATGGATTTTCAACTCCAAGCGACTGACAAACACGCACGAGCTGGTCTTTTAAATTTAGCCCATTCTCAAGTGGCAACGCCTGTTTTTATGCCAGTAGGCACGCAAGGCTGCATCAAATCTTTAGACGCTACAGATGCACAAGAAATTTTAGGCACTAAACTCATTTTAGCCAACACCTATCACATGTATTTAAGGCCGGGTGAGAAAGTGGTTGAACAATTAGGAGGCTTGCATCGTTTCACTCAATTTCATGGGAGTTTTTTAACCGATAGCGGAGGGTTTCAAGCCTTTAGCTTGAGCGATAACGTCAAATTGCAAGAAGACGGGATCGTTTTTAAATCCCATATTGATGGGAGCAAACATTTATTCACGCCCGCTAAAGTTTTAGACATTCAATACGCCTTAAATAGCGATATTATGATGGTTTTAGACGATTTAGTGGGCTTGCCCGCTCCCTTAAAACGCCTTGAAGAATCCATTAAAAGAAGTGCTAAATGGGCGAATATGAGCCTAGAATACCACAAAGAAAATAACCGCCCCAACAACAACCTTTTTGCCATTATCCAGGGCGGCACGCATTTGAAAATGCGCAGCCTTAGCGTGGGATTAACGCATGAGGGTTTTGATGGCTACGCTATAGGCGGTTTAGCGGTGGGGGAAAGTGCAGATGAAATGCTAGAAACCATCGCGCACACCGCCCCCTTGCTCCCCAAAGACAAGCCTCGCTACTTAATGGGCGTAGGCACGCCTGAAAATATCCTAGACGCTATCAGTTTAGGGGTGGATATGTTTGATTGCGTGATGCCCACCAGAAACGCCAGAAACGCCACCCTTTTCACGCATTCTGGCAAAATTTCTATCAAAAACGCACCCTATAAATTGGATGATACCCCTATTGAAGAAAATTGCGCTTGTTATGCTTGCAAACGCTATTCTAAAGCCTATTTGCACCATCTCTTTAGGGCTAAAGAACTCACTTACGCTCGTTTAGCCAGCTTGCACAATTTGCATTTTTATTTAGAGCTGGTTAAAAACGCCAGAAACGCCATTTTAGAAAAGCGGTTTTTGAGTTTTAAAAAAGAATTTTTGGAGAAATACCACTCCCGCTCTCATTGA